Proteins found in one Coffea eugenioides isolate CCC68of chromosome 5, Ceug_1.0, whole genome shotgun sequence genomic segment:
- the LOC113770461 gene encoding probable glutathione S-transferase codes for MADEVILLDHAYSPPAVRVRIALKEKGIAFESKQEDFSNKSSLLLEMNPVHKQIPVLIHNGKPICESLIIVGYIDEVWNEKSPLLPTDPHDRAHSKFWADYIDKKIYTLGRAVWTAKGETHAAAKKDLISSLKILEAELGDKPYFGGKTFGITDIALIPYYSWFYTLEKFGNLKMNEECPKLVAWGERCMQRESVSTTLHNQYETYDFILELRKKLGVE; via the exons ATGGCTGATGAAGTGATTCTGTTGGACCATGCATATAGTCCTCCTGCTGTCAGGGTCAGAATTGCATTGAAAGAAAAGGGCATAGCCTTCGAGTCCAAACAAGAAGATTTTTCGAATAAGAGTTCATTGCTCTTAGAAATGAACCCGGTGCATAAACAGATCCCTGTCCTAATTCACAACGGGAAGCCAATTTGTGAATCCCTCATCATTGTTGGATACATTGATGAAGTCTGGAATGAAAAATCTCCTTTGCTGCCAACTGATCCTCATGACCGAGCTCACTCAAAGTTCTGGGCTGATTATATAGACAAAAAG ATTTATACCCTTGGAAGAGCAGTGTGGACAGCCAAGGGTGAAACCCATGCAGCAGCAAAGAAAGATCTCATAAGCAGCCTGAAAATATTGGAAGCAGAGCTTGGAGACAAACCTTACTTTGGGGGAAAGACTTTTGGCATCACAGATATTGCCCTTATTCCCTATTACAGCTGGTTTTATACATTGGAGAAGTTTGGAAACCTGAAGATGAATGAGGAGTGCCCAAAACTTGTTGCATGGGGTGAAAGGTGCATGCAGAGGGAGAGTGTGTCCACAACTCTGCATAATCAGTATGAGACTTATGACTTCATTTTGGAGCTAAGGAAGAAGCTTGGAGTTGAGTGA